From Primulina tabacum isolate GXHZ01 chromosome 2, ASM2559414v2, whole genome shotgun sequence, one genomic window encodes:
- the LOC142528922 gene encoding uncharacterized protein LOC142528922, with product MKLSSPHTTYTGMASFSSVIFLLLILNATVILSAASLPAYFPGLLQSSLEKSGKISKPKTPYETRYFPQILDHFTFNPKSYKIFYQKYLINSQYWQRGAPIFVYTGNEGDIDWFAENSGFLLDIAPKFHSLLVFIEHRFYGESLPFGKNSYKSAKTLGYLNSQQALADFAVLIRSLKQNLSTEASPVVVFGGSYGGMLGAWFRLKYPHIAIGALASSAPILQFDSITPWSSFYDAVSQDFKDISLNCYEVIKGSWAEMDAISTDKEGLAQLSRHFRACKEVTSIESARNWLWQAFVYTAMVNYPTQANFMKPLPAYPVTEMCKIIDGSKQGETKLNRVFAAASLYYNYSKTEKCFTLEDETDDHGLHGWDWQACTEMVMPMIVSNESMFPPSSFSYDDYATDCSKKYGVRPRRHWITTEFGGTNIEQVLKRFGSNIIFSNGLQDPWSRGSVLKNISASIVALVAGQGAHHTDLRAATSSDPEWLIYQRNQEVEIIKKWISDYHLDMKQE from the exons ATGAAACTCTCTTCTCCACACACCACATACACTGGCATGGCTTCATTTTCATCAGTGATATTTCTGCTACTAATTCTCAATGCCACTGTAATTCTATCAGCAGCATCACTTCCAGCTTATTTTCCAGGGCTTCTCCAGTCTTCACTAGAGAAGAGTGGAAAGATTTCGAAGCCAAAAACACCATACGAAACCCGTTATTTTCCTCAAATCTTAGATCACTTCACATTTAATCCCAAGAGTTACAAGATTTTCTATCAGAAGTACCTGATCAACAGCCAGTACTGGCAAAGAGGAGCCCCCATCTTTGTTTACACTGGGAATGAAGGAGATATTGATTGGTTTGCTGAAAACTCTGGCTTCCTACTTGACATTGCTCCGAAATTTCATTCCCTCTTAGTTTTCATCGAG CATAGGTTCTATGGAGAATCACTACCTTTTGGGAAGAACTCTTACAAGTCCGCAAAGACATTGGGATACTTGAATTCACAGCAAGCATTGGCTGATTTCGCAGTTCTGATAAGAAGTTTGAAGCAAAACTTATCCACTGAGGCATCCCCTGTTGTGGTTTTTGGAGGATCCTATGGGGGCA TGCTTGGTGCTTGGTTTAGGCTAAAATACCCACATATAGCCATTGGAGCACTGGCATCCTCTGCCCCAATCTTGCAATTTGATAGCATTACTCCATGGTCTAGCTTCTATGATGCTGTTTCTCAAGATTTCAAG GATATAAGTTTAAATTGCTATGAAGTGATAAAGGGGAGTTGGGCAGAAATGGATGCTATTTCGACGGACAAAGAAGGTTTAGCTCAACTTAGCCGCCATTTCAGAGCTTGCAA AGAAGTTACTTCAATTGAATCGGCCCGGAACTGGCTATGGCAAGCCTTCGTTTACACAGCGATGGTTAATTATCCAACACAAGCTAACTTTATGAAGCCATTACCAGCCTACCCTGTGACAGAG ATGTGTAAGATCATTGATGGATCAAAGCAAGGAGAAACCAAACTTAACAGAGTTTTCGCCGCTGCTAGCTTGTATTATAACTACTCAAAGACCGAAAAATGCTTCACGTTAGAAGATGAAACCGATGATCATGGCCTTCATGGTTGGGACTGGCAG GCATGTACAGAGATGGTTATGCCGATGATAGTTTCAAACGAGAGCATGTTTCCTCCATCTTCATTCAGTTACGATGATTATGCTACCGATTGCTCGAAAAAGTATGGAGTGAGGCCCCGGCGTCATTGGATCACCACTGAATTTGGTGGAACT AACATTGAACAAGTTCTGAAGAGATTTGGCAGCAATATTATATTTTCCAATGGATTACAAGACCCATGGAGTAGAGGCAG TGTTTTGAAGAACATATCTGCTAGCATTGTAGCACTTGTGGCAGGACAAG GAGCACACCACACAGATTTACGTGCTGCGACGAGCAGCGATCCCGAATGGCTGATTTATCAGAGAAATCAAGAAGTTGAGATCATCAAGAAATGGATATCAGATTATCATCTTGATATGAAGCAAGAATGA